From the Musa acuminata AAA Group cultivar baxijiao chromosome BXJ3-1, Cavendish_Baxijiao_AAA, whole genome shotgun sequence genome, the window gttgttgcaatttttataatatttttggcaaAAATATTCTGCTAATTTTTTTAatgtacaaaaagaaaaaaaaaaaggtaaatagATTGAACAAATGGGAAAAGAGGAGGTCAAACAGCCATACATTATAATTACTGGTGCGACCCACCTGCACCTGCATGATGTGGATTGTGTCCTTCCTTCATGGTGTGTTTTGTAATTGAATTCGAAGACACCAGCTTTAATGAGATTGGCCATTTGGCTTGACTTGGTTTTCTCTGTCTCGTCGTGGGACaacccaatatatatatatatatatatatatatatgcatattcctcctacatacatatatacatatatacatatcaatAACAATAATATTAATGCACaagtaatattttatttatttatttatctatgcAATATTCTTTCTTCTATTTAGCTTTTATATGCTTGAGtatattcttttttattgaaatttcCTATGATATGCATATATGGAGAGGGAGAAGTGAATCAAAATGGTTTCCATTCCAATCACATCAAGCAATGAAAGAGAATTAAGTAAGGAAAGGATATTATTATCCTCATCTATGATGGTGCAAAATTTACGTTTCTTTAATGCCAACAACACATTTATGTGAGCGAGGAGGAGGACCGATTCAACACAGTGAATTGGGGCCAGACGTGTTTCTTGTGCAAATCGATAAGTGGTGCAAGACCCAAGTCTTTCTCCCCCCAAATCTTTTCTAGGATTTTTTTGGTTTTGTTCCCTTTCGTTTCCTCCCTCCTCTTGAAAAGTATTCCATTCAATCACTTATCCTTTCTTGAAATGTCACATCTTGCCAAGCATTTGGGAGAGCCAACGTTAGCGCGTTCAGTGGGTCCCCTCTGGTTAGGGACatgcttttcttctttttctttttcttgcaaaataaataaaatcttatCTCTATTGCATACGTATGCTTGTTCGATGGGTTATGTATGACTTTTTATATCTGacattacattaaaaaaaaaaagaaggtaattttgatttatttataccgatttaattttttataatatattataatcgaTCGATAAAATGTTAAGATGGATATGTAAAGTTTAAAGACATATCTtaactaatattattttatataatatattaaaatataattttatatgtaaAAGAGAACCGCATGATTCTTCTTCACATAAGTCCCCTCGTAAGTAAATAAGGATTCAGTGTGCTTTGTGTCCCGTCCATGCAACGCGTAGATAGAAGAAGCGTTCGAAATTTCTTGGCCATTTCCAAGCAAAACCCTCACATCCTCCTCTCTCCATCCATCGATCTGACACCATAAGCAACCAGTATTAAACTGCTATGAAATGGTCAacatctctatctctctctctgcctCTTCTCTCTCGTCGTGGTGATGGTTTTTCTCTGTGCCGAGAACCAATGAGCGCATACGACGCGCAATTCTTCCACCTTCCTCATGTTGTTTATATATACCACCACTTGATTTGGATTCCTCCACCATCATCACCCTCCAAGCAACCTCGCTTGCTCTTTCCCCGAGCCCTCTCCGCCCGCCTGCTTGCCTACATATCCACACGGATTCATTCATTCCTCTTCCCACTTCAGCTTGATTCCACTGCTTCCTATGCTCATCGGCCAGTAGAGTGGCAATCGCCCtgaaagagatagagagagagagagccgggCATGGGGAGCAGCACAGGAAGTGAGCTCGAAAGCCCTCTCGTGGCCGAGCTAGCTCGAGCTCTCGAGTTGGCCAGGCAGCTGGAATCCCATCTCAGCAACCCTGCCCCAATTGACTTGTGCAAGTCCGTGGCGCCCGAGATATTGTCATCCATTCGGAGGTCCATCCTCATGGCGAAATCGAGCGATCCCGACGGCGAGCAGCAGGCGGCTGGCGACAGCCCCCGCAGCGAGAGTTCCAGCCCGGCGTTCAAGGATCACGACCGCAAGGAGCTGATCAAGAAAAGGTGAGCCTCGTTGGTTCTTGGCGAGCTCGCTCTGGTTCCTCCGTCACCGGCTGACATGGCTTTCTTGCTCCTTTGGATTCCTCTTTCAGGAAGACGCTGCACAAATGGACGAATCAAGTGAGGCTCACCCCGGGCACCGGAGGAGTCGAAGGGTCTGTGGATGACGGCTACAGCTGGAGAAAGTACGGGCAGAAGGACATCCTGGGAGCCAAACATCCGAGGTCAGTATTAGAAATCTTCCCCGTAAGAAGCAGGTCGAGCGCTTACAGGGCAACAATGACGGGGTCTCACGCTCTTCCTCACCTTGCAGAGCCTACTACAGGTGCACGCACCGCCACACCCAGGGCTGCTCTGCGACGAAGCAAGTGCAGAGATCGGACGAGGACCCTCTGATGTTCGACATCACCTACGTCGGGGCTCATACCTGCCTCCAGAAGCCACAGCGAGCCTCGGCATCCGCATGCCAGGTGCCGCAGCGGCGGGAACACCAGAAGGAGGACCTGCTGCTGAGCTTTCGAGCAGGCTTGAAGGTCAAGACCGAAGTCGCGGAATTGGAGGAAGCGCAGCGGCAGAGTTGTCGAGAAGGAAATGAATTCCACGTCTTCTCCGCGCCGGCCTTAAACCTGTCGCCGGTGGCGTCGGAGTCGATCTACTTCAGCAGCTTTGATGATGGCATCAACCTACAGACTTCGGACTCGGAGATCACCGAGATGATATCtagaagcaattcagcgagctacTTGTCTCTGGTGGACATGGATTTCATGCTGGAGGAGCTGGACTTCGAACGGGACTTCCAGTTCGATGCCTCAAGCTTCTTCTCGTGAGTCATGCGACATGAGCAGAGTCCAAACACTCGAGATCGCTCAATTCATTAACCGAGATTAAAGAAGACGACTGGTTAATTCACCAACTGGTGATGTAGGTAGAAACAGAGTGAGTCCGTTCAGTGTCATATGTAGCTCAATTCTGTGTTAAGAAAGATCAATGGCTTCACAGGTGCACTAGTTGGAAACTGGCTTTGTGCATGTCTGTCTGTGTCCAGCCACTATCAACAAGGAAATCCTAATAGATAGCAAGCGAATATAACACAACTATTGATTGACAAGAAGTATCTTCCAAAGGTGGAGTTGTGAAGATGGCAGTGGACATCATATTGAGCTGCATGCACCGGGACacagcatgtatatatatatatatacacagactTTTACCTTGAAATAGACATCTAGGCCTACAATTCACAGGGGAAGATCTATAAAAGTACAGGGAAAGAAAGATTTGTGAACCTTGCCACTGACAAATTGATTTTTCTTCTCGGCCACTTAAATTGATGCTTCGATAACCTGAAGATCCAAAAGAGAAAGCAGTAGTAGTTCATTAACGAGCTGAAACACAGAAATTGCCAGGTGCTGATGGGTGTTTGAACATGGAATTTCCTAATTACAGGTATCAGGCTACAAACGATTGTCCATTGATGCAAGAGACTTAAACCCAAGATGATAATAGCAAATACATCTGACATTGTAAAGACTTTAGACATAGATAGATATAGCTGAATGATGACTCTATGTCATGATTCACCTCTAACCTTAAACCACAATTAGCATATCTTACTTAGACCTCTTATAGATAATATTTGTGAAGACGGTTTAACTAACTTATTAATTTAATGGACCTAAGACTTAAGATGGACTGATTTAGTCTCATAAACAAAGTTTA encodes:
- the LOC104000337 gene encoding transcription factor WRKY19 yields the protein MGSSTGSELESPLVAELARALELARQLESHLSNPAPIDLCKSVAPEILSSIRRSILMAKSSDPDGEQQAAGDSPRSESSSPAFKDHDRKELIKKRKTLHKWTNQVRLTPGTGGVEGSVDDGYSWRKYGQKDILGAKHPRAYYRCTHRHTQGCSATKQVQRSDEDPLMFDITYVGAHTCLQKPQRASASACQVPQRREHQKEDLLLSFRAGLKVKTEVAELEEAQRQSCREGNEFHVFSAPALNLSPVASESIYFSSFDDGINLQTSDSEITEMISRSNSASYLSLVDMDFMLEELDFERDFQFDASSFFS